From Alloacidobacterium dinghuense:
GATGTGAATAGTTTGGGACTGGCAAAACTGGGCTTTTAGCGCACAAAATTCCAATTTATTTTGAGGGAAGAAAAGGGAATCACTTTTCCTCGGGAAACGAAAGGCCCGGATGATCTCCGGGCCTTTTGTTATGAATGGAACTGTTTAACGCTGGGGATGTTCTTCGCCATGAGGTTTACTCTCACGAGGTTGGGCCTCAGACTTTGGCTGCTCGTGAGGTTGGGCCTCAGGCTTTGGTTGGGGTGCAGGACGAGCCTGCGGTTGCGCGTGCTGCTCTGGTCGAGGCTGGGACGCGTAGTGCGCCTGTTGCTGTGGTTCTGGTTTCGATTGCTTTGGTTGCGGAGCAAGACGCGACTCCGATTGGGCATGTTGCTGTTGTTCAGACTCGGGCCGAGGCTGTGCAGTGCCGTGTGCTTGTTGCGGAGCAGGCCGAGGCTGTGCCTGTGGTTCTGGTCTGGTCTCGGGCCGAGCTGTAGAGGTTTCAGGATGCTGCGGTTGCGGTGCAGGCCGGGCTTCAGGAGCGGGACGAGGCTCTGTGCGCGCCGTGCTCTCTGGCCTATTCGTTGGAGTTGGATGGGCCTCGGGCACTGGTCGAGCCGCAGCGTTGGTTGGTCTTGAAGTAGTGGCTGGGTGATTTTCAGGTGCTGGCCGTGTCTCGGGTCGGGTTGCAGCACTATTGGTTGCATGATTCTCAGGCGTCGGACGAGTTTCGGGTCTCGCTGCGACGTTGTTCGCAGGAGCGGCGACAGGTCTGGCAGCTACAGCATTGCGATGGAAGTCGTTGACCGAAGCTGCCGGTCTGGCAACTGCGGCGGTTGCAGGAACGCCATGATTGCTTTTATAGAAGTTTCCACGATCTTCCCTTGCGACATTCTGGTGCGTTACTTGTGCATTGACAGGGCCCATGCGGCGTTCTCTTAGGGCCGTTTCTTCTACAGCCGTTGGACGCGCCGTGATTCCACCGTGGCCGCCGTTGTAGCTTACGCGATTCACGGTCACATTGTTGATGACGGTCTTATTGACATACACATTGCGGATGACAGTCGTGTTCACGTGGCTGACAGCGGTGTTGTAGTAAAAGCTGTTTCCACGCCAGTACCCACCTTCATAGCCGTTCCCGTAATAGCCGAATCCGTAATTTACGCCGCCATAAAAGCCGATGTGCGGGCCCCAGTAGCCAGCGTTCCAGATATAGCCACCATTGCCCCAACCCCACCAGCCAGGCGTCCACAGCAAGCCTTCTGCAGGGGCGAGTACCCAAGTTCCGGGAACCCAGTAATAGTCATCACCGTTCCAGCCCCAGTAACCTGGAGTCCAGATGTAATTCGCTCCAGGGCAAATAGGTTGGTCATAAACCGGAAGGACCGGAGGGGCAACATTTACCGCGACTCCGATACTCACTTGTGCGAATGACGCAGCGGGTAGGCTCATCAGCAATGCTGTGAGAATGAAGACTTGTAAAAGACGTCTGACCTTCATGGGTATACCTTGCCGTCTTTTCCTTCGTTTCCCTGGCTGCCATCCGCAGGTTTCGAGGAGCGACGACCTTTTCTCTTCGTGCTTGCTCCATGGGCCCCTCAACCCACAGATATTTGTGACACGTTCAGTCGGAAGATGTTGTGGGTGGATTCGGTTGCTTAGACTGAGAGATGACTTTTGCGATAGGAATCAAATTGCTCTATCTATTGGATTTGAAAAGCAATTCGTCGGCGAAATAAAACCGAGGCAAGAAGGGTAAATACAGGCAACCAATTTCATTCAAAGCTCAGCATGCTGCGGAATAGGGGCGGTTAATCCGGCAGCGTCGACAGTAGCCTTCACCATCGCCTCGAATCCCATGCACGAATTCAACATCAGGTGATAGAGGCGATAATCGGTCCACTCACGATTGTAGAAGCGACGAACGTATGCGGCACGACGTTTGTCCGTTGCCAGGATTTCCTGCTCCGCTTCTTTCGCGTGCTGAGGAAAGTTCTTTGCGAACCACTCCATTTTGCGCTTCATCGACGCGTGCACGAAGACGTGAAAAACTCCCGGCGTGGTGAGAAGCGCACTCGTGGCGCCTCGTCCGACAATTACGCAGTGGCCAGTCTTCACCTGTTGCTGCAGATAGTCACGAACGAATTCGACCATACGCTCTGCATCGAAAATATCCGGGTCGGCGGTAGCCGGCAGTCGCTCGATTGAGCCGTGCCAAAATGCCTTTCCGACGCGGTAGTACCAGGGATCGAGCCGTTCATCGCAGCTTTCGGCAAGCTTCTTCGTGATGCCGGCTTTTACCGCAATCTCATCGATGAGGCACTGATCCACGAGCTTCCATTGTAGGTAGTGCGCAAGATGAT
This genomic window contains:
- a CDS encoding AAA family ATPase, giving the protein MIRVITVEREYGSQGAEFAHHLAHYLQWKLVDQCLIDEIAVKAGITKKLAESCDERLDPWYYRVGKAFWHGSIERLPATADPDIFDAERMVEFVRDYLQQQVKTGHCVIVGRGATSALLTTPGVFHVFVHASMKRKMEWFAKNFPQHAKEAEQEILATDKRRAAYVRRFYNREWTDYRLYHLMLNSCMGFEAMVKATVDAAGLTAPIPQHAEL
- a CDS encoding YXWGXW repeat-containing protein — encoded protein: MKVRRLLQVFILTALLMSLPAASFAQVSIGVAVNVAPPVLPVYDQPICPGANYIWTPGYWGWNGDDYYWVPGTWVLAPAEGLLWTPGWWGWGNGGYIWNAGYWGPHIGFYGGVNYGFGYYGNGYEGGYWRGNSFYYNTAVSHVNTTVIRNVYVNKTVINNVTVNRVSYNGGHGGITARPTAVEETALRERRMGPVNAQVTHQNVAREDRGNFYKSNHGVPATAAVARPAASVNDFHRNAVAARPVAAPANNVAARPETRPTPENHATNSAATRPETRPAPENHPATTSRPTNAAARPVPEAHPTPTNRPESTARTEPRPAPEARPAPQPQHPETSTARPETRPEPQAQPRPAPQQAHGTAQPRPESEQQQHAQSESRLAPQPKQSKPEPQQQAHYASQPRPEQHAQPQARPAPQPKPEAQPHEQPKSEAQPRESKPHGEEHPQR